DNA sequence from the Streptomyces tsukubensis genome:
AGGCGCCGGTGAGCACCCAGTTGGTGGTCATGGTGTGGACGGCCAGCTCCCGCCAGGCCCCGAAGCCGGGGCTGCCGATGCCGGTCATGCCGTACTGGCAGACGAGGGGGAGACCGAAGAGGTCGGCGGTGGAGTGCCGGTTCCCCGGGGCCCGTTCGGTGTCCGTCAGCGGTACGCGTTTCACGAAGACCGGCGTCCCGTCGACGTCCAGCAGCGCCGAGGTGCCCCCGATGCCCGACCCCAGCGGTCTCGCCGCCTCCAGCAGGGCGGCGAGCCGCCGGTCGTCGTGGAGGGCGAGTGCGGTGGCGGCGGTGCCGTAGGCGTGGAGCCGCTCGCCGGTGGGGCTGTCGGAAGGCATCCGGGACGGACCTCGTCTCTTGCCGGGGGTACGGGGGCGGGGGTACGGGGTCCCCGCACCCTACGCGGCGTCCGCCATCACCGCCTCCGGGCCGGGGTCAGCCCAGGAAGGCCCTGAGGGCGTCGAGTACGGCCCGGGGCTGCTCCTCGGCCAGGTAGTGGCCGGAGCCGGCGATCGGGGTGACCGTCACATCGGTGCCCTGGGCGGTGACCACCTTGCGGAGGTAGTCGAGGTGGCCTTCGTTGCGGGTGTTGGCGAGGGCGAGGATCGGCGCGGTCACCGGTTCGTAGGAGGCGGCGTCCTCGATATCGCGGTTGAAGGTCTGATACCAGCCGTTGCCTGCCCGGATGGCGTCCGGGGTGTCGTAGGCGCGGGCATAGACCTGCCGGGAGAAATCGTCGATGGAGGAGGGGTCCACGGTCATGTAGTCGGCCAGCCAGTCGACGAGGAACCGGGCCCGGCCCGCGAGCAGTTGCTCGGGCAGACCGCGTACCTGGTTGAGGGCGAACCACCAGAGGTAGATGTGGTCGCCGTCCTCGATGACCGAGTCCGTGTGCTGGCCGGGCCCGGGGAGCAGGGTGAGCGCGGACAGGGTCGGCTCCGGGTGGGGGACGTCCAGCAGGGCGATCCGCCGGGTCGCCGCGGGGTGGTTGGCGGCGTGGGCGTGGGCCACCATCGCGCCGATGTCGTGGCCGACGATATGGGCGGATTCGATGCCGAGGTGCTGGAGCAGGGCGTGGACATCGTCGGCCAGGGTCTTCTTGTCGTAGCCGTCGGCGGGCTTGCCGGAACCGCCCTGGCCGCGCAGTTCCACGGCGATCACCCGGTAGTGGCGGGCGAGTTCGGGCAGCACCTTGTTCCACTGCCACCAGGTCTGCGGCCAGCCGCCGAGCAGGACGACCGGTTCGCCCGTACCGCCTTCGACGTAGTGCAGTTCGACCCCGTTGGCTTGGGCGCGGTTGCTGGTGAAGCCGGGGCCGAGCCGGCGGACGAGGGCTTCGTCGCTCAGGTCGGGTGTGGGCCGGGGTGTGGACATGGCTTCCTCCATGGGCGCGGGACATCGAGACCGTACGAAGTTCTCGTACAATCAATCGTACGAAATCCTCGTACGGTCCATGGGTGGGTGTCAACGGCTCCGGCCGGTTTCATACGAAGTTCACGTACAGTTGCGGGATGGACGAGCTGCACCACCCGGAAGCCGCGGACATCCGTCTCGTGGAGGTCCTCGCGGCGCTGGGCCACCCCGTACGGCTGAAGGTCGCGCGGGCGCTGGCGAGCGGCGAGGAGCGGTACTGCGGCGAGATCGTCACGGGGGTGCCGCGGTCGAGCATGACCCACCACTGGCGGGCCCTGCGGGAGAGCGGCGTCATCCGCCAGCGCCCCGACGGCCGCAAGCTCTATCTGACCCTGCGCCGCGCGGACCTGGACGCGCGCTTCCCGGGGCTGCTGGACCTGGTGCTCGCGGAGGGCGCGGGCTGAGCGCCGGGGCGGGTCAGTCGAAGAGCGCGACGACGCCGATCACCCAGACCGAGAGGAACGCGAGGACGCCCACCAGGCAGCCCGCCCCGATCAGAACCCCGGCGATCTTGCTGCCCGGGCCCTCGGTGGGCTCTTCCGCGCCCTGCTCGTTTCCGTGCTCCGGTAGGAAGTCCCAGTGGGCGGGCCGTCCCAGGGCTTCGGAGCAGGCTGTACGTACCGCAGCCAGCTGCTCCTCTGCGAAGGCCGAACCGGCCGCCGACTCCGGGCCCCGCCAGGCGAGCGCCCGCATGCGCCGCAGCGGGGTGTCGTACCGCTTCTCGAAGGCGGCGGTCTCGGCGGCGTCCCGGTCGGCCGCGAGATACATCCAGCGGCCCGCCTCGGCGGGCTCCCCGTAGAGCCGGTAGACCTCGGCCAGACGGCGGCGGAGCGCCGGGTCGGCCGGGAAGGACGACACGAGTCCGCGCAGGCGCTGGCGCGCGACGGGGATCCGGCCGGCGGCCAGATCGGCGTCGACGCGGGCGAGGGTGGCTTCGAGGGGCATGCGTGAATGATCGGGCAGCGGGACGGGCGCCGTCGACCGGATTCCACGGCCGGTGCGCCGCCGGGCCTCGTACAACAGGGGTTGTACGAGGCCCGACGGATGGTCACCTGCTAGAGGTCGGCGCCCCGGGCGAGGGCCACCAGGCCGGACCAGGCGGCCGTGGAGACTATGAGGGTGGGGCCGCCGGGGTTTTTGCTGTCGCGGACGGGGACGCTGCCGGAGGGGGCGAAGGCGGGCGCCCATTCGACGCAGGTCGCGCCTCCGTTGCCGCTGTAGCTGGACTTGTGCCAGATGGCGTGGGAGAGGTCGGGGGTCGTGCTCATGTCGGTAATGCCTCCATGACGGACCGGATGAACGCCGCCGAGTCCTTCGGCGACAGGGCGCAGGCCCTGAGCAGATCGTATGCCCGATGCCGTTCCGCCACGAGCGCCAAGTCTTCGAGCAGGGTGCCGGTGGAAATGCCCTCCTCGTAGGCCACTTGTACGCCCCCGGCCAGGGTGAGCAGCATGAGGTAGCCCCCTCCCAGTGCATGTCCCCCGTGTTCGAATGGGAGAACCTGGAGGACCGTGGTCGGAGTGAGGGTCAGCTCCGCCAGCCGGGCCAACTGCGCCCGCATGACGGCCGGTCCGCCGAATCCGCGGCGCAGCGCCGCCTCGTCGATCACTAT
Encoded proteins:
- a CDS encoding alpha/beta fold hydrolase, which encodes MSTPRPTPDLSDEALVRRLGPGFTSNRAQANGVELHYVEGGTGEPVVLLGGWPQTWWQWNKVLPELARHYRVIAVELRGQGGSGKPADGYDKKTLADDVHALLQHLGIESAHIVGHDIGAMVAHAHAANHPAATRRIALLDVPHPEPTLSALTLLPGPGQHTDSVIEDGDHIYLWWFALNQVRGLPEQLLAGRARFLVDWLADYMTVDPSSIDDFSRQVYARAYDTPDAIRAGNGWYQTFNRDIEDAASYEPVTAPILALANTRNEGHLDYLRKVVTAQGTDVTVTPIAGSGHYLAEEQPRAVLDALRAFLG
- a CDS encoding ArsR/SmtB family transcription factor — protein: MDELHHPEAADIRLVEVLAALGHPVRLKVARALASGEERYCGEIVTGVPRSSMTHHWRALRESGVIRQRPDGRKLYLTLRRADLDARFPGLLDLVLAEGAG
- a CDS encoding DUF6584 family protein; amino-acid sequence: MPLEATLARVDADLAAGRIPVARQRLRGLVSSFPADPALRRRLAEVYRLYGEPAEAGRWMYLAADRDAAETAAFEKRYDTPLRRMRALAWRGPESAAGSAFAEEQLAAVRTACSEALGRPAHWDFLPEHGNEQGAEEPTEGPGSKIAGVLIGAGCLVGVLAFLSVWVIGVVALFD
- a CDS encoding DUF397 domain-containing protein, translated to MSTTPDLSHAIWHKSSYSGNGGATCVEWAPAFAPSGSVPVRDSKNPGGPTLIVSTAAWSGLVALARGADL